The following coding sequences lie in one Apium graveolens cultivar Ventura chromosome 1, ASM990537v1, whole genome shotgun sequence genomic window:
- the LOC141720332 gene encoding uncharacterized protein LOC141720332 — protein sequence MVCENENLEHFAFCDPGVSFTLNNNFEDNLVSRFKEGNPDRLFFMPHNSKCHWILVVIWAGEVFILNPLPRSTTYPELEKAISRAVIAFNIQAGRGNKAPTIRYVTGCPKQPGGTECGYIVMWYMKEIAMDNEMTFVKKWSKKNRKVTVAKAELDEVRCETLSHIESFL from the exons ATGGTTTGTGAAAATGAAAATTTGGAGCATTTTGCTTTCTGTGATCCCGGAGTCTCGTTTACCTTAAACAACAATTTTGAAGATAATTTGGTTAGTCGATTTAAAGAGGGTAATCCTGATCGTCTCTTTTTTATGCCACATAATAGCAA gTGCCATTGGATATTGGTTGTGATTTGGGCGGGCGAGGTTTTCATACTCAATCCTCTGCCTCGTTCAACTACCTATCCCGAGTTGGAAAAAGCAATATCAAG GGCTGTGATTGCGTTCAATATTCAGGCCGGAAGGGGAAATAAAGCACCGACTATCAGATATGTTACC GGATGCCCCAAACAGCCCGGTGGAACTGAATGCGGCTATAttgttatgtggtatatgaaagAAATTGCCATGGATAATGAAATGACATTTGTCAAAAAG TGGTCAAAAAAGAATCGAAAGGTGACTGTTGCCAAGGCTGAGCTGGACGAGGTTCGATGTGAGACTCTTAGCCATATCGAGTCCTTCTTATAA
- the LOC141693169 gene encoding uncharacterized protein LOC141693169 — translation MDKSWIFKDRDTLDYEIGVEEFLIFAEENASDPKRIPCPCKRCANFKKFAVKIIRGHLYENGFSLGYLDWIWHTQGSASRSSVNRNAPTPASMPAPAPTSARAPIPSPGLASETVNVCDAAYNSSEYNNESYQFRRFVADAEQPLYEGSECTKLESMIKWYNWKARFGISDSAFNDLLSTVGSLLPKNNVMPPNAYEAKKTLSDLGLEYIKYHSCPNNCILYRGVNVDAFECPKCCLSRWKLGKDGKIRINVPAKVMWYFPIIPIFKRMFKSPSTYELMTWHSKQRIEDGKMRHPADSPSWRNIDYRWPAFGSDARNIRLALSADGINPHTNGLTNRYSCWPIVLVTYNLPPWLCMKRKFMMLTILASGPHEPGNDVDVYLQPLIDDLKKLWEEGEPNVYDAYTKSYFTLKAILLWTINDFPAYGNLSGCVNKGYMYCPVCADNTVAKYLSYSRKMCYQGHRRYLARNHPYRKQKAAFNGQQDLGQARQPLSGEEVLLQQDKIKFQFGKEVRKSKMVDCPWKKKSVFFELEYWKFHHVRHCLDVMHVEKNVCDSLIGTLLNMKSKSKDSEASHLDMIDMGVRADLAPQKGEKKTYLPPSIFNLSKADKKENVVIVNAHETSLWTSVEH, via the coding sequence ATGGACAAATCTTGGATTTTCAAAGATAGGGACACACTTGACTATGAAATCGGGGTTGAAGAGTTTTTGATATTTGCCGAGGAAAATGCTAGTGATCCTAAAAGAATCCCCTGCCCCTGTAAAAGATGTGCTAACTTCAAAAAATTTGCAGTTAAGATTATCAGGGGACATTTATATGAAAATGGTTTTAGTCTGGGGTACCttgattggatttggcatacACAAGGGTCTGCAAGTAGGTCATCAGTTAATAGAAATGCTCCGACCCCTGCATCTATGCCTGCCCCTGCACCTACGTCTGCCCGCGCACCGATACCTTCCCCTGGCCTTGCATCAGAAACAGTCAATGTTTGTGATGCTGCATATAATTCGAGTGAGTACAATAATGAGTCGTATCAGTTTAGGAGATTTGTGGCTGATGCTGAACAGCCTTTGTATGAGGGTAGTGAATGTACCAAGTTGGAGTCGATGATAAAATGGTACAATTGGAAAGCTAGGTTCGGAATTAGTGACAGTGCCTTTAACGATTTGCTGTCTACCGTTGGATCTCTCCTTCCTAAGAACAATGTGATGCCACCTAATGCATATGAAGCCAAGAAAACCTTATCCGACTTGGGCCTAGAATACATAAAATATCACTCATGTCCAAATAATTGCATACTGTATCGGGGGGTAAATGTTGATGCTTTCGAGTGTCCTAAGTGTTGTTTATCTCGCTGGAAGTTAGGAAAGGATGGTAAAATAAGGATTAATGTTCCTGCTAAAGTAATGTGGTATTTTCCAATTATACCGATATTCAAACGGATGTTTAAATCTCCTTCTACATATGAACTAATGACCTGGCACTCAAAGCAGCgaatagaagatggaaagatgCGGCATCCAGCCGACTCTCCTTCTTGGAGAAATATCGACTATAGGTGGCCTGCCTTTGGTAGTGATGCACGAAATATTCGTTTGGCGTTGTCTGCAGATGGTATAAACCCACATACTAACGGTCTAACTAATAGATACTCTTGTTGGCCAATAGTATTAGTGACTTATAATCTTCCTCCGTGGTTATGTATGAAGAGGAAATTTATGATGCTAACAATATTAGCTTCCGGTCCACATGAGCCTGGCAATGACGTTGACGTATATTTACAGCCTTTAATCGATGATTTAAAGAAGTTGTGGGAAGAAGGTGAACCAAATGTTTATGATGCATACACCAAGTCATATTTCACTTTAAAAGCAATTTTATTGTGGACAATAAATGACTTTCCTGCATATGGAAATCTGTCCGGATGCGTTAATAAAGGTTATATGTATTGTCCAGTATGTGCTGATAATACAGTTGCCAAGTATTTAAGCTATAGCAGGAAGATGTGTTACCAAGGCCATCGGCGTTACTTGGCTAGGAATCATCCATATAGGAAGCAAAAGGCCGCTTTTAATGGACAACAAGACTTAGGGCAGGCACGTCAACCTCTGTCTGGAGAAGAGGTTTTATTGCAGCAAGATAAAATTAAATTTCAATTTGGGAAGGAAGTAAGGAAGTCAAAGATGGTTGATTGTCCATGGAAGAAAAAGTCGGTTTTTTTCGAATTAGAATATTGGAAGTTTCACCATGTCCGTCATTGTTTAGATGTCATGCACGTCGAGAAGAACGTGTGTGATAGCTTGATCGGCACACTACTAAATATGAAATCTAAGTCTAAAGATAGTGAAGCTTCTCATCTTGACATGATTGACATGGGGGTTAGGGCTGATCTAGCTCCACAAAAAGGAGAAAAAAAAACCTACTTACCCCCTTCGATTTTTAATTTGTCCAAGGCAGataaaaaagaaaatgttgtCATCGTTAATGCACATGAAACTTCCTTATGGACAAGCGTCGAACATTAA